Part of the Paenibacillus terrae HPL-003 genome is shown below.
TCTACCCAATGCGCTGTGCGCTCGCCCCAATTGGCTTGCTCGCGGTAATACTGCAGATAGGCGCCAGTCCATTCCATGACTTCATCCTCTGTTTTCACGGTGCAAAGTAGTTCAGACGCCCGTACCTTAATGCCGCCGTTACCGCCAACGTAAATCCCCCAGCCACCATCGATAGCGACGACGCCTAAATCCTTAATCGTCGCTTCGGCGCAGTTGCGCGGACAACCGGATACAGCCAGTTTAACCTTGGCCGGGGCATTCATGCGCTCAAATGCCTTTTCCAGCCGGATACCCATTCCCATGGCATCCTGAGTGCCGAAACGGCAAAAGGTGTTGCCGACGCATGTCTTAACCGTTCGCAGCGTCTTCCCGTACGCATGCCCGGACGGCATGTCTAACTCGGACCAGATACCTGGCAAATCCTCTTTTTTCACACCTAGCAGGTCAAGACGCTGTCCGCCCGTAAATTTCACCAAAGGCACATTATATTTCTCCGCGACAGCAGCAATTTTCTTCAGATCAGCAGGTGAAGTAACTCCTCCATAAATGCGAGGCACAACAGAATAGGTGCCATCTTTCTGGATGTTGGCATGGTATCTTTCATTCGTGAATCTGGATTCCTTCTCATCCTCGTAATCCAGAGGCCACACCATACCCAGATAGTAATTGAGGGCCGGTCGGCATTTGGTACACCCTTCAGGTTCGCTCCAACCCAGCACGTTCATCGCTTCTTTGACGCTCTTCAATCCCATTTCCCGGATGCCACCAATAATCGCTTCCCGGTCAAGTGTCGTACAGCCGCAAATGCCTTCTTTAACCGGTTCCCCTGTTTCGGCGCCTGCATATAGCTGTAATAGCCCCTCCACTAATGGCTTGCAGCCGCCACATGATGCGGACGCCTTCGTACAGGCCTTAATCTCCCCGAGGCTTCGGCAGCCAGCCGCAACCGCCTCTCCGATGTCCCCCTTGGACACACCATTACATCCGCATACAATTTCGTCGTCAGGCATTTGCTCCAGCATCATGGAGCCATTTGCTTCTGATTGGCCAGGGGTCAAGCCGAGCAACAGTTCTTTCTCACGGCCAAGCACCGACTCGCCGTTTTTGATTAGCGAAAACAACTTGGCTCCGTCAGATGTATCGCCGAACAGGACGGCTCCGATCAGTTTTTCTTCCTTGATTACGATTTTTTTGTAGACACCGCCAATTTCATCCTGATATCGAAGGGAACGCGTTCCCGATTCGTCCTTATAGCAACCTGCGGAAAACACGTCTACGCCCGATACCTTCAGTCTTGTCGAAATGACGGAACCACTATAGCCCGGAGTCTCCATTCCGGCGAGCCGCTGGGCCAGCACACCCCCCTGCTCATATAATGGAGCCACCAGCCCGTAGGTGATTCCCCGGTGCTCTGCACATTCGCCTACGGCGTATATACCGGGGATGCCTGTTTCCATGTAATCATTTACGATAATGCCGCGATTGACAGGAATTCCTGCCGACACTGCAAGCTCAATGTCTGGTATGATGCCTACTGCCATAACGATTAGATCCGCTTCCAGCTCACTGCCGTCGGCAAATTTCAATCCCTCCACACGGCGGCGGCCTGTGATAGCTGCCGTTCTCTTATTGACCAGAAAATTCATTCCCTGCTCCTCCAGCTCGCGCCTTAGCATAAGGGAAGCGGCCTCATCCAGCTGCCGATCCATAATATGTTCGTGAATATGAATAACCGTAACATCCATTCCCAAATTGAGCAGCCCCCTGGCTGCCTCTAGCCCCAGCAATCCGCCACCGATGACGGCTGCTTTTTTGTGCGTCTTCGCTGTCTCCATCATCGTTTCACAGTCACGGATATCCCGGAAGCCAATAACCCCTTCCTTGTTTGCTCCTGGAAGTGGCAGGATGAAAGCGTTGGAGCCTGTAGCCAGCAGCAGCAAATCATAAGGGACGCATACACCGGAGCGGGACGTCACCTGGCGCTTGTCTGTGTCGATCTCTGTGACAGGATCACCTGTATACAACCGGATATGATTTTCTTCATACCAGCTCCAATCGTTGATGACAATATCCTGTAAGCCAGCCCCTCCAGCCAAGACGGAGGATAGCATAATCCGGTTATAATTCGGGTGTGGCTCGGCTCCGAATACCGTAATGTCACATACGCCCGGAGCGATCTTCAGTAAATGCTCAAGGGTGCGTATCCCCGCCATTCCGTTGCCGACCAGCACTAGCTTTTTGATGTGGTTCATCAGACCTCTCCCCTTCTATTCATATCCTCAAAACATAAAAAGCCTGCTTCACATTGGGGGATTCAAAACACCCCTCCACATGTGAAAACAGGCTCCATTGCCGTTTCATTGAATACGCCGTTGTATCCATCAGAGTATGGAATTAAAAGTACTGTAGCCAATATATAATGATTCAAGTTCGATGTCAATATTCCTCACGCATTATCTTAAAAAATTATATTTTACCATCATGTAACATATTTATGACGTATGAAATATCACTTTTTTTGAAAGTTTGGATTGATTTTCAGACGAAAAAGCCCCAAAATGAATTAAAAATCCGTTTTCCCTTCATAATGCTAGAAAAATGCATACACAAACAAAAAACGCATGTCATGTTTGTTATCAAGAAATATATCCCATTATTCCTATCACTAACTACCCTTCATGTTGCAGAAAGGAGGAGCCCGCTTGCGTTCCTTGTTGATAATTCATCCACATTCAGAGCATGTATCCGGAGAGGCTCACGCCGTTTCCTTACGGCAGACAGGACCTGAGCAGCTTTTGGAGTCCAACGGATATCTGACGCTACCCTGTCGTGATGAATCTGAAATCAAACAGCTGATTCATGATGCAGATGCGGCGGTGCTGAATATACCTGTCGGCACCATCAGCACATGGTCCGCCAGGCTGGAGCAAGCCAGAGCAATCCCGTTGCTCTGGTGGTGCAGCGCAGAATCTGCTCTGTCATCGACGGAATCCTGTGAAGCCAATGTTCCCGTCGACGGCATTTTAATCCCTTCCATGGCAGCACATGAGCTGAATTGGGCTCTTCACTTTAGCGCCAAACGCTTTTTCGAACGCCAGCACTGGCTAAGTGAACGCAAACAACTGACCGCTCGGCTGGAAGAGCGCAAATGGATTGACATGGCCAAAGCAATACTTGGTGAAGTAAACGGCATTCCGGAAGCGGAAGCATACGATTTGCTGCGAAAAAAAGCAATGAATGAGCGCAAACGGATCGTTGATGTAGCCATCTCCATCGTCAAAGCACAGCAAATGCTAAAGGCATAGATTTGAAAGGGGCCTTAATATGAACATTATTGAAATATTAAAAGAAGTTGGACGTGGCAAAAGAGGCGCCCGGGATTTGAATTACGTCGAAGCCGAAGCCGCTGCCGAACTTATTATGACCCGATCAGCAACGCCTGCACAAATCGGAGCCTTCTTTGCCTCGGAACGCATCAAAATGGAGAGCATTGCCGAGCTAGAAGCATTCGTAAACGTCTGTCGTAAATATGCCCACCGCTTCCCGATGCAGGAAGGTATAGATTTCGCAGGTCCCTACGATGGCAGAAAATCATCATTTATCGCCACCTTTGCCACCGCTTTTTTAGTCGCCGCGCACGGGGTCCCGGTGACGATGCACGGAAGTGCGCCCCTCCCTCCTAAATGGGGTATTACACTCCCCCTTTTGCTGCAGGAAATGGGGGTAACATCTGAAAACATGACACACGAAACGGCCATTCACGCCGCAAAGTTGACAGGCGTACTATTCGTAGCCTCTGAACATTGGTGTCCGCCTCTGAGAGAGCTGCGTACGATCCGCGAAGAGCTGGGGCTGCGTACGGTGCTGAACACAACCGAGAAACTGGTTGATTACGGCGCTTCTCCGTATATCGTATTCGGCGTTTTCCACAATACGGTGTTTGACAAGATGGCGAAACTGATGCAGCACCTGAATTACCACAGGGCTCTGATCGTCCAGGGAAGCGAAGGATCGGAGGATCTGTTCATTGACCGACCAACTCGGACTTACCTGATTGCTAACGGCGAGGTATTACTACAGGTTATCGATCCGGAAATGTACGGGTTAGATTCGGTAGTACCCGAGCATAACTGGACCCCTGCTGAACAGCTGCGGATAACGGAGGAAGTGTTACAAAGCACAGCTCCTTTAGCCTTTTCGAATCAAGTGCTGCTCAACGGCGCAGTCCGGCTGTTCGTTGCAGGCCGAGTCGACTCTATAGAGGAAGGCTTGTACACCTGCAAACCACTGCTGGAAAACGGGGCTGCCTGGGACTTGTATTGTCGCTGGCGTGAAGCTATGCTCACAAAAGAAATAAAAATGGAAGCCAGCGTATCCGAACCTTGGCTGCATTTATAGTACACACAGTCTAGCGGTTGTAGACCATAAACTGCACGTCAAAAGGCCAGTTCCTGACTCAGGGGCTGGCCTTTTATGCAAAGAAAAAGGAATACTTTAGAACTAAAGCCATTCACCACGATCTGCACTGATTGGGACTACAGCCAGATGGAGAGGACGGATGCTTACAGCAGCCGTTTTAAAGCCGGGCATTCGGCAGAACGGATCAAGGTCTGCTCGGGTCGCCCGGTTTACATTTTGCACACCGCCCCAATGCATAGGTACGAAGAGCGTATCTTCGCGGATATTCGGTTTGATCCGGCTGCGCACGGTGAAGCATCCTCGCTGTGACGTGATTTCTACCCACTCCCCGTCCCTGATATACCAGCGCTGCGCTGTACGTGGATGAATTTCCACAAAGTTTTCAATCCCGCGCGCGGTTAGTGACGGACTTCTGCGCGTTTGTTCGCCCGTCAAATAGTGAGCCAGCACGCGGCCGTTCGTCAGAATAAGCGGGTATTCCTCAGACGTCTGCTCTCCAGCTTCACGGCTTTCAACCACCGTAAAAATAGCCTTTTGATCGGAAAGGGCAAAGCTTTCCCGAAACATCGTATCCATACCCGCTTCATCTGGTGACGGGCATGGCCAATATACGCCTTCCTCACGACGCAACCTGCTATACGTGATCCCGTAATAATCGGCAGAGCCGCCTCGACTGGCAAGTCGCAATTCTTCAAAAATATGCTCAGCATCCTTGTACGAGAAGTAGCTGCCCTTGTCCAACCTCGCAGCTATTTGACATAAAATACGCCAGTCATCTCTAGCCTCGCCCGGAGCAGACCGCGCCGCTTCCCGTAACAGAACGCGCCCCTCCAGATTGGTCATCGTCCCGGTATTCTCCAGATAAGAGGTTACAGGCAGAACAATATCAGCCATCTGCGCCGTTTCAGTTAGGAACATATCCGCCACAACCAACAGATTCAGCTTTTTCAACCCTTCCTCTACCAGTCGGGCATTCGGATTGGATACGACAGGATTAGAGCCCATCACGAACAGCGTCTCGATTTCTCTCTGATGAACGAGCTCCATCATTTCATAGGCCGATACTCCTTTTCCCGGCAAGCTGTCCGGCTCAACTCCCCACACCGACGCCACATAAGCACGATCCGCTTCATTCTCAATCGATCTGTAGCCGGGGAGCTGATCCGCCTTCTGGCCGTGTTCCCGTCCCCCTTGTCCGTTACCCTGGCCCGTAATGGCTCCGTAACCGCAGCCTTTTCTGCCAATCTTGCCGGTGGCCAGCACCAGATTAAGAAAGGCACGAACTGCCATATGTCCATCTGTATGCTGCTCGACCCCTCTGGCCGTAAAAACGATCCCCGTCTTTACACCACCAAAAGCGCGCGCGGCCTGTCGGATCACCTCCGGCTCAATTCCGC
Proteins encoded:
- the nasC gene encoding assimilatory nitrate reductase catalytic subunit NasC is translated as MCQSGESKLEATLHVPAVMDTQCPFCSVQCKMTVSTDTETFAGVTRTVYRAEGKPNAASQGRMCVKGMNAYQHTIHAERLLRPLMRKAGKLVPVTWEEALDAVVSSFSSTLSAQGPDAIGIYGGGSLSNETAYLLGKFARVAVGTRYIDYNGRFCMSAAASAGSKVFGIDRGLTCRLADIPLAQCIVLAGTNIAECQPTLMPYFHQAKENGAYIIVIDPRATPTAATADLHVQIRPGTDATLANAMLKVIVDEGLVNEEFIHKRTNGYEQLKHLLNSVDLNESAALCGIEPEVIRQAARAFGGVKTGIVFTARGVEQHTDGHMAVRAFLNLVLATGKIGRKGCGYGAITGQGNGQGGREHGQKADQLPGYRSIENEADRAYVASVWGVEPDSLPGKGVSAYEMMELVHQREIETLFVMGSNPVVSNPNARLVEEGLKKLNLLVVADMFLTETAQMADIVLPVTSYLENTGTMTNLEGRVLLREAARSAPGEARDDWRILCQIAARLDKGSYFSYKDAEHIFEELRLASRGGSADYYGITYSRLRREEGVYWPCPSPDEAGMDTMFRESFALSDQKAIFTVVESREAGEQTSEEYPLILTNGRVLAHYLTGEQTRRSPSLTARGIENFVEIHPRTAQRWYIRDGEWVEITSQRGCFTVRSRIKPNIREDTLFVPMHWGGVQNVNRATRADLDPFCRMPGFKTAAVSIRPLHLAVVPISADRGEWL
- a CDS encoding ANTAR domain-containing response regulator, with the translated sequence MRSLLIIHPHSEHVSGEAHAVSLRQTGPEQLLESNGYLTLPCRDESEIKQLIHDADAAVLNIPVGTISTWSARLEQARAIPLLWWCSAESALSSTESCEANVPVDGILIPSMAAHELNWALHFSAKRFFERQHWLSERKQLTARLEERKWIDMAKAILGEVNGIPEAEAYDLLRKKAMNERKRIVDVAISIVKAQQMLKA
- the nirB gene encoding nitrite reductase large subunit NirB, yielding MNHIKKLVLVGNGMAGIRTLEHLLKIAPGVCDITVFGAEPHPNYNRIMLSSVLAGGAGLQDIVINDWSWYEENHIRLYTGDPVTEIDTDKRQVTSRSGVCVPYDLLLLATGSNAFILPLPGANKEGVIGFRDIRDCETMMETAKTHKKAAVIGGGLLGLEAARGLLNLGMDVTVIHIHEHIMDRQLDEAASLMLRRELEEQGMNFLVNKRTAAITGRRRVEGLKFADGSELEADLIVMAVGIIPDIELAVSAGIPVNRGIIVNDYMETGIPGIYAVGECAEHRGITYGLVAPLYEQGGVLAQRLAGMETPGYSGSVISTRLKVSGVDVFSAGCYKDESGTRSLRYQDEIGGVYKKIVIKEEKLIGAVLFGDTSDGAKLFSLIKNGESVLGREKELLLGLTPGQSEANGSMMLEQMPDDEIVCGCNGVSKGDIGEAVAAGCRSLGEIKACTKASASCGGCKPLVEGLLQLYAGAETGEPVKEGICGCTTLDREAIIGGIREMGLKSVKEAMNVLGWSEPEGCTKCRPALNYYLGMVWPLDYEDEKESRFTNERYHANIQKDGTYSVVPRIYGGVTSPADLKKIAAVAEKYNVPLVKFTGGQRLDLLGVKKEDLPGIWSELDMPSGHAYGKTLRTVKTCVGNTFCRFGTQDAMGMGIRLEKAFERMNAPAKVKLAVSGCPRNCAEATIKDLGVVAIDGGWGIYVGGNGGIKVRASELLCTVKTEDEVMEWTGAYLQYYREQANWGERTAHWVERVGLESIKQALANAETRQELVGRIEETLSTTTDPWREIIHDKELLKNFVQLPELNSVTE
- a CDS encoding anthranilate phosphoribosyltransferase, which translates into the protein MNIIEILKEVGRGKRGARDLNYVEAEAAAELIMTRSATPAQIGAFFASERIKMESIAELEAFVNVCRKYAHRFPMQEGIDFAGPYDGRKSSFIATFATAFLVAAHGVPVTMHGSAPLPPKWGITLPLLLQEMGVTSENMTHETAIHAAKLTGVLFVASEHWCPPLRELRTIREELGLRTVLNTTEKLVDYGASPYIVFGVFHNTVFDKMAKLMQHLNYHRALIVQGSEGSEDLFIDRPTRTYLIANGEVLLQVIDPEMYGLDSVVPEHNWTPAEQLRITEEVLQSTAPLAFSNQVLLNGAVRLFVAGRVDSIEEGLYTCKPLLENGAAWDLYCRWREAMLTKEIKMEASVSEPWLHL